From one Bombyx mori chromosome 5, ASM3026992v2 genomic stretch:
- the LOC101744674 gene encoding ankyrin repeat domain-containing protein 49 isoform X1, translating into MSDEDDSDVEAKYFKEISDEIQTLKKNPETSGMFVSGWDDADQDVDLVKDPKANPIDHVLWAAEHNKLDTLRELLVAKPGLVHSRDSDGYTPLHRAAYSNHLDAISLLLSFGAKVSSKSELGWTPLHSACNWNNYHIVARLLAAGADPAAPSEGDINMNHTRTLANLEKKKDLHQVQTPLHLASHLSHCKSTLLLLLLREDLVEVARKPNNSGETPEQLARGHGIYAPLFEMVSPASSYVSSLAFTCNRYLQTNK; encoded by the exons atgtctgATGAGGATGATTCCGATGTTGAAGcaaaatatttcaaagaaaTAAGTGATGAAATACagactttgaaaaaaaatccaGAAACGTCTGGTATGTTTGTTTCTGGTTGGGACGACGCAGATCAGGATGTTGATTTGGTGAAAGATCCGAAAG CAAATCCGATTGATCATGTATTATGGGCTGCAGAACACAATAAGCTAGACACTCTCAGAGAACTACTAGTTGCCAAACCAGGGCTTGTTCATTCAAGAGACTCCGATGGTTACACTCCACTACATCGAGCTGCTTATTCAAATCATTTGGATGCAATATCTTTACTGCTAAGTTTTGGAGCAAAGGTTAGCAGTAAATCTGAACTTGGTTGGACGCCATTACACTCTGCATGTAATTGGAATAATTATCATATTGTAGCAAGACTGTTGGCTGCAGGTGCAGATCCTGCTGCTCCTTCTGAAGGAG atataaATATGAATCATACTAGAACACTGGCtaacttagaaaaaaaaaaggatctaCATCAAG tacaaaCTCCTCTTCATTTAGCTTCCCATCTTAGTCACTGCAAATCAACTTTACTCCTACTATTGTTACGCGAAGACTTAGTTGAGGTTGCAAGAAAACCGAACAATAGTGGGGAAACACCAGAACAGTTGGCTCGCGGTCATGGCATATATGCTCCTTTGTTTGAAATGGTTTCACCAGCATCATCATATGTTTCTTCTTTAGCTTTCACATGTAATCgttatttacaaacaaataagtaa
- the LOC101744674 gene encoding ankyrin repeat domain-containing protein 49 isoform X2 has product MSDEDDSDVEAKYFKEISDEIQTLKKNPETSGMFVSGWDDADQDVDLVKDPKANPIDHVLWAAEHNKLDTLRELLVAKPGLVHSRDSDGYTPLHRAAYSNHLDAISLLLSFGAKVSSKSELGWTPLHSACNWNNYHIVARLLAAGADPAAPSEGVQTPLHLASHLSHCKSTLLLLLLREDLVEVARKPNNSGETPEQLARGHGIYAPLFEMVSPASSYVSSLAFTCNRYLQTNK; this is encoded by the exons atgtctgATGAGGATGATTCCGATGTTGAAGcaaaatatttcaaagaaaTAAGTGATGAAATACagactttgaaaaaaaatccaGAAACGTCTGGTATGTTTGTTTCTGGTTGGGACGACGCAGATCAGGATGTTGATTTGGTGAAAGATCCGAAAG CAAATCCGATTGATCATGTATTATGGGCTGCAGAACACAATAAGCTAGACACTCTCAGAGAACTACTAGTTGCCAAACCAGGGCTTGTTCATTCAAGAGACTCCGATGGTTACACTCCACTACATCGAGCTGCTTATTCAAATCATTTGGATGCAATATCTTTACTGCTAAGTTTTGGAGCAAAGGTTAGCAGTAAATCTGAACTTGGTTGGACGCCATTACACTCTGCATGTAATTGGAATAATTATCATATTGTAGCAAGACTGTTGGCTGCAGGTGCAGATCCTGCTGCTCCTTCTGAAGGAG tacaaaCTCCTCTTCATTTAGCTTCCCATCTTAGTCACTGCAAATCAACTTTACTCCTACTATTGTTACGCGAAGACTTAGTTGAGGTTGCAAGAAAACCGAACAATAGTGGGGAAACACCAGAACAGTTGGCTCGCGGTCATGGCATATATGCTCCTTTGTTTGAAATGGTTTCACCAGCATCATCATATGTTTCTTCTTTAGCTTTCACATGTAATCgttatttacaaacaaataagtaa
- the LOC101744529 gene encoding uncharacterized protein LOC101744529 codes for MFVEQTQLFNCDFVRKGTQLHNKCIYPKIAIFQNPKSFVLLDLESVENKDLNQGITHAEEHEIVDSILKDHLLWIVLNTGHLLVVDVRRNIKLKIINDTYKIHRIVVIKNNIQLVTESGECLNVPWSTEELSAKIEEGVEEICLPLKKSSKFLLDSETHETFQLNELNIFIEKGILKTKCAVTGLSETISVNELLEHVDFWHNMLVLVDESNMWIIHTQDSKTIYKFETPGHYCPLAINKDVLYYTLQHLTQVQVWSAFISTDYFGNQITSDKSNNINHPSVCQENLKSQLNSLVKSLLIATDGIEEFNQLHDLFDKIQDLSFLIEISYRLCQHNVSFKSLLYPLQKKIYNLNQTALYSKVNDLINKTYIMEYIVFKEQNNYENINLFDLSFKDLCITFLRKMDMDLASICLLKYSEMYLNISSDDVLDILNSIPSNTKMGAIIMWLKNFSPSLLEKYPFNIDVFVRWTTDRVFKFEQSAYWPKIAIKFLDEVVLVLESSFKTISIRPVSMDGIVVLKDQLNNILELKDKYKINILLNEFNSQSTCEVGLIMLRRCYTEDLESFLLNYLSAYASKHFIDLDDILRAFIENEAVSGGGQIDGTRLKILLNAFYTHCGKLNCLLRVLKLLEVPWDSAVLELATTAASSITKDFTLSDSDRAVAEEIQNELNYASVKVILKKYNFSLNCTDYSLLLEKITKAASVDLNDLKVITNLTKPFSNYGCILYINRCLHDTDIRAALDYFQKLDKKSQLLILKTITSKFEQLIKRSANNVTLERNYLDFIKGTKMLKAIEIKFIESMYYFKNSNFDNANYEKYGNVELFSKRQSYEISNRELCNATTVNSGKRTHNTTLCALRRISSSYRIRLFVENLIINFTSDVARPQQAYSYLLEFMNGQNTDFLIEVFNTLVEIVMVCREEQMHQLLKLLSILNVIMNSNIMVKNLTVAWKFHYIYLPVLSTVDINELINFYSTQSLDMISKIDHNNSHNSDFLIIRMTSHFVVDLESSYGSQEFAELRENNCKKLLSKLSTSQNVDEVFFLNLLLFLKTSKDNQNISWILDNLKGPNDLLPQTIVYYLSSPPMLKTFTIDNNLVGNNGAYSPQYILKSKFNINLSEILLPEHTEETWDVKVILFYVLKHYPDINFERLSDICQTLNIVIDDGLSLQLISLLSAWSLNYKVTHDAYGCRRLILQNEDKELQECLTIWDNITSKVFITDILTDFWKNGEVTLHGRLISINPYYYEVFLCIHKLIAGSLSETKYLKEFLILNYLKDYRRTSSPKQYEFEWFSDKGIFPEIGYIRLPFHLFMREDMWSNLKCEITLETYERWLPVVPLLSLDSDLQTARDMICSNALKQTMTARVRSEDGDSNKKELESWRLISQEEPLLRTAHKCVRYIANMEWAGACLFYVLQGCSRGADQVAAAQLCYQFAQRWAAFQPVNRAVRQMERLHATLSTRHALYKIKWVSDELLRLTTEPAQLIQALYLHPKFVDKMVHCDINRAANEIADKNGINVSSIRIQLLESLLGKSEKENKLINNLALNTKELVTAKYILKATCPKMGAIYLSRIAFDDESDFNKCKKLRALQCFMSVTDIETAIKVTNRNRDELWMSLLDLLFTTKLENVDMPWVIPTFMHDKTRALELLLNAAKGNTEALKITTQLATRYGTPKVISEIMPLLLQTNLYDEVLVLLLKSASNPPTSLICAAWRAVLLSPFQRADYPLTETQKERCLNAVNLLPVCPVIKDDDLIEIWKHCFRCKCLGIGCLTLPYMTAKTRQGLPELLKIDRRSLIASLKNLHTDSYLVSAAMFVLENMTQKTYRN; via the exons AACTGTGATTTTGTCAGGAAAGGAACACAATTGCACAATAAATGCATTTATCCCAAAATTGCAATATTCCAAAACCCAAAAAGTTTCGTATTGTTGGATTTAGAATCGGTGGAAAACAAAGATCTTAATCAAGGAATAACGCACGCTGAAGAACATGAAATCGTAGACTCTATTTTAAAGGATCACCTTCTTTGGATTGTGCTGAATACCGGTCATCTTCTAGTCGTAGATGTGAGGAggaatataaaactaaaaatcatAAACGATACTTATAAAATTCATAGAATTGTAGTcatcaaaaataatattcaactcGTCACGGAAAGTGGTGAATGTTTAAATGTCCCTTGGAGCACAGAAGAACTTTCTGCAAAAATTGAAGAAGGAGTTGAAGAAATTTGCTTACCTTTGAAGAAATCTAGTAAGTTTTTACTAGATTCTGAAACACATGAAACTTTTCAGTTAAACgaattgaacatttttattgaaaaaggaattttaaaaacaaaatgtgcaGTTACGGGACTATCAGAAACGATTTCCGTAAATGAGTTATTAGAACATGTAGATTTTTGGCACAACATGTTAGTTTTAGTAGACGAGTCAAACATGTGGATAATACATACCCAAGACTCTAAAACTATCTACAAATTCGAAACTCCTGGTCATTATTGTCCTTTAGCTATAAATAAAGATGTGCTGTATTACACTCTACAGCATTTAACACAG GTTCAAGTGTGGAGCGCATTCATTTCTACAGATTATTTCGGAAATCAAATAACCTCAGATAAGTCTAACAATATTAATCACCCTTCAGTGTGTCAAGAAAATTTGAAGAGTCAATTAAATTCGTTAGTAAAATCATTATTAATAGCAACTGATGGGATCGAAGAATTCAATCAATTACACGATCTTTTTGATAAAATTCAAGATCTCTCTTTTCTGATTGAAATAAGTTACAGGCTTTGTCAGCACAATGTTTCTTTTAAATCTCTTTTGTATCCacttcagaaaaaaatatacaatcttAATCAAACCGCCTTATATAGTAAAGTCAATGatcttattaataaaacatatataatGGAGTACATAGTTTTTAAAGagcaaaataattatgaaaatataaatttgtttgaccTGTCTTTTAAAGATCTTTGTATcacatttttaagaaaaatggaCATGGATTTAGCATCtatttgtcttttaaagtatTCAGAAATGTACCTGAATATTAGCAGTGATGATGTTCTagacattttaaattcaataccTTCTAATACAAAGATGGGAGCTATAATTATGTGGCTAAAAAATTTTTCTCCTTCGCTCTTGGAAAAATATCCTTTCAATATTGATGTATTTGTTAGATGGACAACTGACAGAGTTTTCAAATTTGAGCAGTCTGCATACTGGCCAAAAATCGCTATAAAGTTTTTAGATGAAGTTGTGCTGGTTTTGGAGTCttcttttaaaacaatttcCATAAGACCAGTATCTATGGACGGTATTGTCGTGCTGAAGGATcaacttaataatattttagaattaaaagacaaatacaaaattaatatactGCTTAACGAATTTAACTCGCAGAGCACATGTGAAGTCGGCCTTATAATGTTAAGACGATGTTATACAGAAGATTTAGAGTCATTTCTGCTAAATTATTTGTCGGCATATGCATCGAAACACTTCATCGACTTAGACGACATATTACGGGCATTTATAGAAAATGAAGCCGTAAGCGGCGGAGGTCAAATTGATGGCACGCGATTAAAAATCTTACTTAATGCTTTCTATACCCACTGTGGCAAATTAAATTGTTTGCTCCGAGTGTTAAAGTTACTAGAAGTGCCCTGGGATTCGGCTGTCCTTGAACTGGCCACAACAGCTGCTTCGTCAATAACAAAAGATTTCACTCTTTCTGACTCCGATCGTGCAGTAGCAGAAGAAAtacaaaatgaattaaattatgCTTCGGTTAAAGtgatcttaaaaaaatacaacttttCACTAAATTGTACAGATTACAGTTTACTTTTGGAAAAAATAACAAAGGCTGCATCAGTtgatttaaatgatttaaaagTGATAACGAATCTCACAAAACCCTTTTCAAATTAcgggtgcatattatatataaacagaTGTTTGCACGACACCGATATTCGAGCGGCGCTTGATTATTTTCagaaattagataaaaaatCTCAACTGCtgattttaaaaacaatcacATCGAAATTTGAACAACTAATCAAAAGATCTGCCAACAACGTGACTTTGGAAAGAAATTACTTAGACTTCATTAAAGGGACAAAAATGCTTAAAGCgatcgaaataaaatttattgaatccATGTACTATTTCAAGAACTCAAACTTCGATAATGCTAACTACGAAAAGTATGGAAATGTAGAACTATTTAGCAAGAGACAAAGTTACGAAATATCGAATCGTGAATTATGTAATGCAACGACGGTTAATTCTGGAAAAAGAACTCATAATACAACATTATGTGCGTTGCGTCGGATATCTTCAAGTTACCGAATTAGACTTTTCGTGgagaatttaattattaatttcactAGCGACGTCGCGAGACCTCAGCAGGCATATTCgtatttattagaatttatGAACGGACAAAATACTGATTTTTTAATAGAAGTTTTCAATACTTTAGTTGAAATCGTTATGGTTTGCAGAGAAGAGCAAATGCACCAACTGCTAAAGCTCCTTtccattttaaatgtaattatgaATAGTAACATTATGGTCAAAAATTTAACAGTCGCATGGAAGTTCCACTACATTTACTTACCTGTCTTGTCAACTGTTGatataaatgaattaataaatttctaCAGCACTCAATCGCTCGATATGATTTCCAAAATCGACCATAATAATTCACATAACTCTGATTTTCTCATTATTCGAATGACGTCTCACTTTGTAGTAGATCTTGAATCGTCCTATGGAAGTCAAGAATTCGCTGAATTAAgagaaaataattgtaaaaagtTACTCAGTAAGCTAAGCACCTCACAAAATGTTGACGaggtattttttctaaatttattacTGTTCCTGAAGACATCAAAAGATAATCAAAATATCAGTTGGATTTTGGACAATTTGAAAGGTCCGAATGATTTATTACCACAAACGATTGTGTATTATCTTTCTTCACCACCAATGCTAAAAACATTCACCATTGATAATAACTTAGTCGGAAATAATGGTGCGTACTCACCCCAATATATACTCAaatctaaatttaatataaatttgtcCGAAATATTACTTCCGGAACACACAGAAGAAACTTGGGATGTCAAGGTTATCTTATTTTACGTTTTGAAACATTATCCGGACATAAATTTTGAACGACTATCAGATATTTGTCAGACCCTAAATATTGTCATTGACGATGGTTTATCTTTGCAATTGATCTCGTTACTGTCTGCGTGGAGCTTAAATTACAAAGTCACTCATGATGCATATGGGTGTCGTCGTTTAATATTACAAAACGAAGATAAAGAGTTGCAGGAATGTCTGACGATATGGGACAACATTACCAGCAAAGTATTTATTACAGACATTTTAACAGATTTTTGGAAAAATGGAGAAGTTACATTACACGGACGCTTAATTTCAATAAACCCATACTACTATGAAGTTTTTTTGTGTATACACAAATTAATTGCTGGTTCTCTATCCGAAACAAAATATCTTAaggaatttttaattttgaattatttgaaaGATTATCGAAGGACAAGCAGTCCGAAGCAATATGAATTTGAATGGTTTTCCGATAAGGGAATATTTCCAGAAATCGGTTATATTCGTCTACCTTTCCATTTATTTATGAGAGAAGATATGTGGTCTAACTTGAAATGTGAAATCACTTTAGAAACCTATGAACGATGGTTGCCTGTTGTCCCTCTATTGTCCCTAGATTCTGACCTACAAACAGCTAGAGATATGATTTGCAGTAACGCCCTTAAACAAACGATGACCGCCAGAGTCCGTTCTGAAGATGGTGATTCTAATAAAAAGGAATTGGAGTCATGGAGGTTGATTAGCCAAGAAGAACCTTTACTTCGTACCGCTCATAAATGTGTGAGGTACATCGCTAACATGGAGTGGGCTGGGGCTTGTCTATTCTATGTACTGCAAGGTTGTTCTCGAGGAGCCGATCAAGTTGCCGCAGCACAGCTCTGCTATCAGTTTGCACAACGTTGGGCGGCTTTCCAACCAGTTAACCGAGCAGTACGTCAAATGGAACGACTCCATGCTACATTATCAACAAGACATGCTTTGTACAAGATAAAGTGGGTTTCTGACGAACTACTGCGACTTACAACTGAACCTGCACAGTTAATACAGGCTTTGTATCTTCATCCTAAATTTGTAGACAAAATGGTTCACTGCGATATAAATCGCGCTGCCAATGAAATTGCGGATAAGAACGGCATTAATGTAAGCTCCATACGGATTCAACTTTTAGAGAGTCTTCTAGGAAAATCCGAAAAGGAGAATAAGTTGATAAATAATTTAGCATTAAATACTAAGGAGTTAGTAACtgcgaaatatattttaaaagccacttgtccaaaaatgggagctatttatttatctagAATAGCTTTTGACGATGaaagtgattttaataaatgtaagaaATTAAGAGCTCTTCAATGTTTCATGAGTGTGACAGATATTGAAACAGCAATTAAAGTTACTAATCGGAACAGAGACGAACTTTGGATGTCACTTTTGGACTTGttgtttacaacaaaattaGAAAATGTAGATATGCCATGGGTTATACCAACATTTATGCACGATAAAACACGAGCATTGGAATTACTTCTAAACGCAGCTAAAGGGAATACTGAAGCTCTTAAAATAACAACACAATTAGCTACTAGATATGGTACCCCGAAAGTTATTTCAGAAATAATGCCGCTTTTATTGCAAACGAATTTGTACGATgaagttttagttttattactaAAGTCGGCAAGTAATCCTCCTACTAGTCTTATCTGCGCGGCGTGGCGTGCGGTTCTTTTGTCACCATTTCAACGTGCAGATTATCCCTTAACGGAAACTCAAAAAGAAAGATGCTTAAATGCTGTAAACTTGTTGCCGGTGTGTCCAGTTATTAAAGACGATGATTTAATAGAAATTTGGAAGCATTGTTTTAGATGCAAGTGTTTAGGAATTGGCTGCTTAACTTTGCCGTATATGACTGCTAAAACGAGACAAGGATTACCAGAATTGTTAAAAATTGATAGGAGGAGTCTAATAGCAAGCTTGAAAAATTTACACACAGACTCTTATTTAGTTTCTGCTGCAATGTTTGTATTAGAAAACATGACACAAAAAACATACAGAAACTAA